A genome region from Arachis duranensis cultivar V14167 chromosome 8, aradu.V14167.gnm2.J7QH, whole genome shotgun sequence includes the following:
- the LOC107462205 gene encoding protein EXPRESSION OF TERPENOIDS 1-like, with the protein MKTFPPSDTFYWYKNEDVSSYRSGLELWNHHHHHHQPEHDLIPQARSLQLRGCSRSGSNHRVRRSVTLEIGLPGDGVGRGERSSKWSRTCCKSRGFDCQTHVKSTWVPASKRRERHQQLSSIQQQLLAADVPKRQRDHAWWLAAAEEEDER; encoded by the exons TCCTCCCTCCGACACCTTTTACTGGTACAAGAATGAAGACGTTTCCTCGTACCGAAGTGGCTTGGAGCTGTggaaccatcatcatcatcatcaccaaccgGAACACGACCTCATACCTCAAGCAAGATCTTTACAGCTTCGCGGCTGCTCTAGGAGTGGGTCCAACCACCGTGTCCGACGATCAGTCACCCTCGAGATCGGCCTTCCTGGTGACGGCGTCGGCCGTGGGGAGCGGAGCAGCAAGTGGAGCAG GACATGCTGCAAGAGCCGTGGCTTCGATTGCCAAACCCATGTGAAGAGCACTTGGGTTCCCGCTTCCAAGCGCCGCGAGAGGCACCAacaactctcctctatccaACAACAGCTTCTTGCTGCTGATGTTCCCAAGCGCCAAAGAGATCATGCCTGGTGGCTGGCAGCAGCAGAGGAGGAAGACGAAAGATGA